In Zygosaccharomyces rouxii strain CBS732 chromosome F complete sequence, a single window of DNA contains:
- a CDS encoding uncharacterized protein (conserved hypothetical protein): protein MKLSVVDISKPEEQILEPLLEAATKQGFLLIDGHAFTQSEVDELFTISEGFFTGTGQNEKLKYPIDQRNFGYSGFNVENLNPNKSVDYKEGFNFSQINFADGIVNQTPNYELNQFDSTNPLPPFFSERLDFLSKIIIKLHAQARRIIQLLSMAMGVEDVNFFLKRFEPSKPSPSTFRMLHYPLVRSNSSGKADPHVRAGAHTDYGALTLLFQRKGEQGLQLQLDGCSWTDVEFVPTKHKGMAPPLVINFGDMMSYWTNGVLKSTMHRVRFEPGQTRDSDRYSMVFFFEPTVTTKLIPVPCEMVQTQKGQTVARPEMTSLEYLQKKLESTYSYR, encoded by the coding sequence atgaaattgagTGTTGTTGATATTAGCAAGCCTGAAGAACAAATCTTAGAACCACTTTTAGAAGCCGCTACGAAGCAAGGGTTTCTTCTTATCGACGGGCATGCTTTTACACAATCAGAAGTTGATGAGTTGTTCACCATATCTGAAGGATTCTTTACCGGTACAGGTcagaatgaaaaattgaagtatccaattgatcaaagaaattttggataTTCCGGCTTTAATGTAGAAAACTTGAATCCTAACAAGAGCGTTGATTACAAGGAAGGCTTTAATTTTAGTCAAATTAATTTTGCTGATGGAATTGTAAACCAAACACCTAATTACGAGTTGAACCAATTCGATTCTACCAACCCTTTACCACCGTTTTTCTCAGAACGTCTGGACTTTTTGAGcaaaattattatcaaaCTGCATGCACAGGCAAGACGCATCATCCAACTCTTGAGCATGGCAATGGGTGTAGAAGAtgtcaatttctttctGAAAAGGTTTGAACCTAGTAAACCATCACCAAGCACTTTTAGAATGTTACACTATCCTTTAGTGAGATCTAATTCCTCAGGTAAGGCTGATCCCCACGTTCGGGCGGGAGCTCACACCGATTACGGAGCATTAACGcttcttttccaaagaaaaggTGAACAAGGTTTACAGTTGCAGCTGGATGGATGCAGTTGGACTGATGTTGAGTTTGTACCTACTAAACATAAGGGCATGGCACCGCCACTAGTAATTAATTTTGGTGACATGATGTCTTACTGGACAAATGGTGTTTTGAAAAGTACTATGCATCGGGTGAGATTTGAACCGGGGCAAACAAGAGATTCAGATCGTTACTCAATggtcttcttctttgaaccTACAGTAACTACGAAATTAATCCCAGTGCCATGTGAAATGGTGCAGACTCAAAAAGGACAGACAGTCGCTAGACCGGAAATGACTTCGCTGGAGTATTtgcaaaagaaattggagTCAACCTATAGCTATAGGTAA